The nucleotide window AAGCATCCCGCCGTTTACGCGGGCCACGAGGTTCGCCGGCGGCTCATCAAAGTCGTAGGTGCGCCAGTACATACCCTGTGCGGAGTCGTGACGTTCGAGGATGCGGTTGAACCGCGAGATACCGCTCCCGTTAAACCCGACCCGTGCGACACGTTCCTGCTTGATGTTCTCGGTGCTGTCGACACGAATGAGCTTTTCGAGGTCTGCAAGGGTGCCGGGCAATTGGAGCACGTCGTAGTAGAGCGGCGCTCGGGACGCGGTCGCCACGAACCAGTCGGCCCGAACGATCGGCTGCTTGGTAGCGGTGCCCACCGCGACCGCCCGTGCGCTGACGGAGTCGTCCAGCACGCCGTAAGGGTACTCTTGCAGGACGCGGTTCCAGATCGTCGCGTCCCAGACGTACCAGCGGAGGTCGATGCGCAGCACCGTGCGGTTCGCGTCCACCGCGACGGGGTTCACGATCTTGGACCCCCACGACAGGCTGTTTACCAGTTTCGAGAGTGCGTTGCGGTACGTTTGAAGCTCTTCGTCGGAGAGTCCCGCGTTGTGGAGGTGCGTCAGGGTAAAATACCTCTGGAACCGCCGCGCGCGGCGGTCGAGCGTTTCGAGGTCGGCGAGCACCGTGGCGTACATGTTGCCTTGAGTGATTGCGGCGCGAGGTAGTACGCTCTCTCCGGTTGGTGCTCCGGCCTCGATCCACCTTTTGAGTGCTGCAATTTCGGCCGCACTGGGTCGCGGCTGTTCGTCAGGCGGTGGCATGGTGCCGTCTTCCATACGGCGGAACAGCCGACTTCCTTTTGGGTCGTTTGGAACGACCTTTTTACGCGCGACGAGTTTCGGAAGGTCGGTAACGAAATTCACTGCCCCTTCGACGCTGCCGTCTTGCCCGTGACACCGGTAGCAGTGTGTTTTGAGAACGGTTGTGGCCTGCTGCGCAAGTTGCTTCGCTTCCTCTGCTGTGCCCGCCGCTGCGGAACCCAACAGGACCAGGACGACGAAAAGGGTTGTGCGCATCGACCAGGTTTCCTGAATCGCTGAGGGCGAAAAGCTGTCATTAATAAGACGGCCCTGGCCGTGCGGTCGATTGCAAGAGCGGGACACGTTGCGCCGGGCCGACGGCTTGTTGCGGGGTTGGACCGGCTCGATCGTGAGTACACTCGCGCACTTCATTTTCGGCCCGCAACGTGGATGGCACGGATGTTGCTACTCTTCCCTCCACCGGCCGCCGGGCCAGTAAAGCTAGTCGGTGAATAACTCGAAATCTGCATCCTGCAAGGAGAACTAATCATGGCGGATACTATCAAGGGCAAGCTGGTCGAAGCGGGCAACGCGATTGGCGAAGCTGCGACCAAGGTGGGCAACCGAATCAGCGAGAAGGCTGATGAGGTCAAGGATTGGGCCAAGGAGAAGCTGAACAAGGCGCAGAACCGCGCTGATGAGGTTGAGCAGGAAGCCAAGAACGAGGCCGAGGAGGCGCGGGTCGATGCTGCCGTCAAGAACGAGAACTGTAACCGCTGTTCGTGAGCGAAGTGTGTATTCGGCGCGAAGGCCCGGTGCGGACCGACTACTCGGTCCGCACCGGGCCTTCGCGCCGTGTGTAGACCATTTGCGCTGGGGTAATGGGCGGTCGGCTGTTTTGTCATGTGGACGCAAGGTGGTTTTTTTCGAAGGAGAGCGTCCTACCGAACTGTGAATGGGCGCTCTCAGCCTCGGAAAAACTACAGCCCGAGTTGCTTGCGGATTTCACTCACGATGGTTTTTGAAGTGGCCTTGATGTCAACACGAACGGCGTTCTCCGGTGGTTCCAAAATCTCGAACTGACTGTGCAGTAGAGCAGGGTTCATGAAGTGGCCTTTGTGCTTCGTTAGTCGATATCATATTATTTATTGAGATATTTGTTAGGTTCACGTAATGAATTTGCTCCGGCCCGTTGAGTTCGGGGTTCGGTCGATCCGATCACCCACCGCGGCGCGTCACGGGCGCCGGTCCGCATCGGTGAGGGACATTCCGTTGTGGATTTCTCGACGTTGGCCGCCGGGTGATAGGCGTCTGCCTCAACAAAAGTCCAGCGAGCTTCTTCGGCCAGTACCTTGCCAATGGTCGATTTGCGTGAACCCGATACTCCCATCAACATGACGATCATGATTCGGCTTCAATGAGGGCACCCACGGTAAAAGTGGGCAAGCGGTGAGCCCGCGACTGGAGGTGTTCGATCGTCACCGCCACTTTCTTGGTGACCAGTTCTGGAACACTTCGCTTCGCATATTGTTGGTAAGAGGTTGCGATGCGGTAAGCGTTCACAGTTGATGCGGGTGTATCTCAACAGCCAGCGAAAGTTGGGTTCATCATCGGTGGTTGTTGAGCCGGGACCGGGATCAGTGTTGGTGGCTTTGCCCCGGTACGGTGTGCGGTGACGGCGTCGGTGAGGAATGCGAGCACGTTGCGGCCCTGCCGGCGACACGAGGCCAGGACCGTGAGGATCCGCTCCACGAACCGGCTACCGCGTTCGGAGTCGGTGCCGTAGCTGGTCTTGCGCCAGCACACGGCGTGACGCAGGGCCCGCTCGGCCGCGTTGTTGGTCGGTTCCACCCCGCCCACGCGTGCGAACGTCCACAGGGCCGGCTCCACCGCCAACAGCTCGCGGCACACGGCCCCGGTCTTGGGGCACCCGCACCGGCCCCCGTGCCCCAGGTGCGTGCGGAACCGGGCCCGCACGGCGCGGGCGTACACGCGAGCGAACGTGGACCGGGCTAACGTCCCGTCCCGCACCCGGAACCAGTGCCCGAACAGTTCGTCGGAACAGGCCAACAGGGCGGCCCCGATCGGGGATCCGTCGTTGCCCCGATCGATCATCGCCTGGAAGTCCCGCCGCAGGTGCGCCCAGCACACCTGGCGCCGATGCACCGGCAGATGCGTGTACACCGGATACCGATCGGTCGTGTGGACCTGGGCGGACCCGTCCCGCAGGTCGTCGAACGCGCTCCGGCCCCGGGTGGCGCGGATCAGGAATGCGACCACCGAGGTGCTCACCGCGACCCACAACCAGGCCCGCTGGCGCCCTTGCGTCCAGCCCGTTTCGTCCACGTTCGCCGGGTGCCCGCGGGTGTACGCGAGAGCCGCTTCGGCCACCGGGGCCAGAGCCGCCGCGGTCGTGTGCTGGAGTTTGCACACCGTGGCCGGACGGATGGGCAACCCGAACAGGTCGTCGAACAGTTGGCTCACCACCCGCTTGCCCAGGCGGCACGAACCGGTGAGCATGGCGGCCACCGCCTGGACCCGGGGACCGTACCCGGGAGCCGCGTCGGCGGGCACCGGTGCGGTCGTCACGGCGCCGCAGTGCGGGCACCGGAGCCGATGGCACCGATACTCGGTCACCTGCGGCCGGACGACCGGGATCTCATGCACCTGGTGAATCGACGGGTTCGGGTCGTCCCCGGTGAGTGGGCACGCACACCCGCGGCAGGTGTCCGGTTTGAGGGTGTGGACCGTGTCGGGCGGCAGCACGGTGCGCTCGGCCTTGGGGTGCCCCGATTGACCGCCGCGCCGCTTCCCCGAGGGACTCTTGGGCGGGGCCGGCTTCACCTGCGGACCATCCGACGAGGGCGGTTTCGACGAGTTGCTGGAATTCTGGTTGAGCCGGGTCTGAAGGTCGGCCACCGTGACCTGGAGAGCCGCGACCGTGGCCTGCAACTGCGCAACCGTCGCTTCCAGCGCACGAATGTACGCCACCACCGCTGGCGGCAGGTCACTCGGTAGCTCCGGCGGTTGAGGAACAGATGTCATCGCGTCCGTTCGATTACGGAACACCGGCTCTTGAGGCAACCCCGCGCAGAATCGAGTCACAAAGGCCTGGAAAATGCACGGCCCGCACCCCGTGAACGGTTACGCGATGCGTGTTGAGGTGGACCCGCGTTCTTAGTCGCTAAAGCTTGTTGACGGCGGCAGAGAATCGAGCGCGAGATTCATGCGGCTCGCGTGTCGAGGTACGCGAAAACGATGCGGATGGCGTCGTAGTTCACTTCGCCGTTGAGTTCCTCGTACACCGGCTTCAACCGCGCGACGCCGTGGATCTCGGCAGCAGCAGCAACGCGCTCGCACACATCTTCCGATACCCATGCGAAGATCGACGGGGGCTTTTGTGTTCGCACGAATTCGGCCAAGTACTCCGTTACGGTCGACGCCGCAAGTTCCGCCTCCTTGGCGACGTACTCGACGGACGCGCCGCTGCGGAACAGCTTGAACGCGAGTTCCTTTTTCGCGGACGGTTTCGCGACTGTTGTCGGCCCGAGCGCCGCTCGTGAGCCCGGGGTTACCTTGGGCAGCGGGACGTTCTCTTCCAAGCCGGTGCGCAGGCAATGCGCCACAATCGCCTTGAGGAAAACGCGCCCGAATTGCTGGGCGCGGTATTCCCCGACGCCCGAGATGCGTTTCAGTGTGTCCTCGTTGGTCGGGCGGCCGCGGGCCATTTCCGCGAGCACCGCGTCGGTAAACACCTGATACGGTTGCACTCCCGCGCGGGATGCTTCCTGGCGCCGTAGCTGCCGCAACATCTCGAACAGCGCCGCGTCGGCACCGGGCGGCAGCGCAAACGGTTGCGCCTTTCCGCCGTCAGCACTGCGCTTCGCACGCCGCGCGAGCTGGATGAGCCGGATCGTGGACCGTCCGCTCATCACGTCCCAAGATGTCGTGTTGAGTTTAAGAACGGGGTACTCGTCTCCGGACTGGACCAGTGCGCCCTGGCCGATGAGTTGATAAATCCAGTCCCGCAGGTCGTTCTTTGGGACGTTCTTTAACAGGCCGTAGGTCGTGAGCTGGTGGTGGCTGCGGCTGCGGATCGCGGCCGTGTCCGCTCCGCGCAGCACCTCGATTACGTGCGCGGTGCCGAAGCTCTCCTTCAGGCGGGCCACGCACGAGAGTATCTTCTTCGCCACGGTCATCGCGTCGGGCACTTCTTGAGTGTCTCCCAAGCAGATGTCACACGCGCCGCAGTTAGGGGAGTCGTAGGTCTGGCCGAAGTGCTGTACGAGCGCCTTGTGCCGGCACACCGCGCCGCGACAGTAGCGGGCCATCTCTTCGAGGTGTTTGACGCTGGTTGCGACGTACTCCGCGGACGCCCCGCCCTCTTCGCCCGATTTCTCGATCATCCACTTGAGCGAAAGGAAATCCTGGCCCGAGTAGAAGAGGACGCACTCGGACTCCAACCCGTCGCGGCCGGCGCGGCCGGTTTCCTGCTGGTAGTGCTCGATCGTCTTGGGCATCGCGGCGTGTATCACGAACCGTACGTTAGAGCGGTCGATGCCCATGCCGAACGCGACCGTCGCGACGACCACATCGGCCTCTTCCGCGGCGAACGCGTCCTGGGTGGCGCGGCGGGCGGCGTTCTCCATTCCGGCGTGGTACGGCACCGCGCGGTATCCGGCTGCCTTGAGCGCCGCGCACATCTCGTCCACGTCCTTCTTGCGGAGGCAGTAGACGATGCCCGCATCGCCCGGGTGGCGGTCGATCACCTCACGCACCTGGGCGTGCATCTCGACCCTGGGCAGCACGCGAAACGTGAGGTTCGGGCGGTCGAAGCTGCCGACGTGGATCTCGGGCTGGCGCAGGTTCAGTTGCTGGATGATGTCGCGCCGCACCTGCTCGGTGGCGGTCGCGGTATAAGCGTGGACCGAGGCCTTGGGGAAGAACTCGCGCATCCGCGCGAGCTGACGGTATTCGGGGCGGAAGTCGTGCCCCCAATGGCTCACGCAGTGTGCCTCGTCCACTGCGATGGTGTGCGTGTTGGCCGATTGCAGGAGCCGAAAGATCTCGGTGTTAACCAACCGCTCGGGCGAGGTGAACACGAGTCGGGTGGTGCCGGTGCGGATGCCCTCGAAGGTGGCGGCACGCTCGGCTGCGGTGAGCGTGCTGTCGAGCCGGGCCGCGGGCACGCCGATGCGCGTGAGGCCGTCTACCTGGTCCTTCATGAGGGCAATGAGCGGCGACACGACGATCGTGAGTCCGCCCTGCACGACTGCGGGAGCCTGGAAGCAGAGCGATTTCCCGCCACCGGTGGGCAGGACCACGAGCGAGTCGCGGCGGTTGAGGACGGCCCGGATCGCGTGTTCCTGGAGCGGCCGGAGCGACGCGAACCCCCAGTGCCGCTGAACGGCGTCGAACAGCTCCGGGGGGAGCGGCTTGGAGCCCAACACGTTCGACCTCGAAAGGAATCGCGGAAGAATATAGACATCCGTACCGTACCCGAATCGTACGCGATTCGTCTACCCCGGGTGCGGTAGAATAAGTGGCACGTGTGCGAGGCGTGTGGGTTTTGACGAGAGTCTGCCGGATGTCCGGAATCGGTCGCGGCAGCGGTTGTGAATGGATTGCAGGCTCGGTAGGATGCGCGTGTAGTTAGTGGGTCATTTGCCACGCCCGTAGCCATTGCCGAATCGTGTGAATCCCAGCGCGCGTAAGGGGTTTTCGCGGATGGATGAGTCATGGTTATGGCCACGAGCGAAGCAAGCGACTCACTAGTACTACAGCGCAGGGTTGGCGCAACTGGTGATTCTTCAGGCCCAGTACCCACGAATAATCAGGACTTACGACCGCAACTGCGGCCATGAAATAAGGACTTACGGCCTACATTCCGAGAGACAAAAATTCGTCTTTTTGGCGAATTATTCGCACTGTATTTTAACGCGATGCTTGGCTCTTAGCTAATTGCGCGTCATTGATTCCGTACGCCGCCTGACTGACCCCGAGCAAGTGGAGCACGCGGCGGGCGTCGTCGGACAAGGGTCATGGAACCGACGCAACTCCTGACCCGACGCCTCGACCAACCGGTGCCGCCGCTGCCCCTCAAGCACATCGAACACGGCACCCGTGGTCGGGGCCAACGTGGCACGGCCCTCGGGGTACAGGGCCAAGCTCTCGATCCCGTCATTCGTCATGGCCGGACGGACCTCGCGCTCGACCAACGCGCCGACCAGCTCTACCACGTAGTACAGCCACAACAGGCTCTCGACCCGCGTCACATTAGACTCATGGCGCAATAGACAGCAAACCCTTGTGCAGAAAGAGTTTGCGGTGAGTCCACATTCAATGCCGCAACTCGTTTTCAAGCAAGGGTATACGGCAAAACCGGCCCTATTGCGCAACGAGTCTATTCTCGAGCCACGTGGTCATCACACCGAACCCGCCCCTGAGCTGCTCGTGACGCTTCTCCACGAACGGTTGGTACTTATACTTCCTGAGCGCCTCCGCGACGCTCAGCCCCTCGTCGTTGGTCATCAGCGGGAACAGCCCGTCGCACCGGGCCGCATGAGCCAGCGCCTCACCGCGCTCCTCGAACCGGATGTGCCAGCGTGGCGTTTCCACCCGCCGGTACTCCGTATTCGGACCCGGGCGCCCGGGCTCACCTGCTCGAAATGTTCCTCCACCGCGACACCGACCTCGACACCCAACAGGTGCTCGACCTCGTACTCGCGGACGATCCGGTCGCCCGCCTGACGCGCCTCCGCGGCCCCACGCCACGCCCGCCGGCCCGGCCGTTGGACCTCGTCCAGGGCCGCGCGGGCGCGACGCAGGCGCTCGTGCCGGGTCTGGCGATCGGCCTGTTCCTTCTGCGAGCTCCGGTACCACAGGACCCGATACCCGTCGGACGAGCGGTCCGGGCTTTCCGCCCCGTGGTACACCACACCGGGACCGGTGCGGCGACGCGGGTTGGGCTCCCGATGCACCTCGACCCACTCTACCGGTTGGGCCCGCAGGTGCTCGCGGAACCGCGCCTACTCGTTGCGGGTCCTGGGCATGACCGTCAGGAACCGCCCGTGTCGCGAGGCAGGGCAAACGCACTCAAGGACCCTGGACAACCGCAGGTAATCGGACACTTTAGCAGCGAGAGTGCAGGGATTGGGGTTCCTTGCGTGGAACCGGCCGATTTTTAAGCCATCGCGCCGGAGACCGCGCCCGATGGAGGCCGTGAAGGGTTTGGGTGCGTCGGGTGGCGTGTTGTTCGCGGTGCATGTCCAAGGCCAATCGTTGCTCGATGTGGCGCTTGGTTCGGGCGCTGTAAATGCTCTGCTGCGCCTGGCGGAACCGGCGGTTGGACCGTTCCACGGCGTTGCTGGTCGCATCCAAGAGCTGATCGTCCAGAAGCAGCAGCGCCTGTTCCAAGCTGGGCACGAACAACTTGGACAAGGCCCGGCGCAACGTCTTGAAACGGCCCACACGCGCCCGCAATTTGGCCCGACGAGCCCGCGCGGTCCGCATCCGGCCAGGCGGTCGAACAGTTGGTACACGGCGGCCACGATTTCGCGTAAGGTGCGTAACTGCGGCTGGCCGCGGGTCAACCGGGCCAGCTTCTTCTTCTGGGCGGCACTGAGGTGGTGCCGCACGAACAGGCGGCGGTGCTCGAACAGCTCGGCCACATCCGCCTTTCGGCGCGTCATCCGTCGCGCCGGGGCGGCGTCCTGTTTGCGGGGGCGACCACGCTTGCGCGTGCGGATTGTCGATATGACGTGCTTATGCACGTGAGTCAGCGCATGCCGGACGGCCTGATTGATCTCCTTGAGGACATGGAACACGCAGAGCGGGTGCGGCACGCCCGGCCAGCGTTGCGGAAGGACGGCCGGGTACCGCGACGAGCCATCGGTGGTAATGCCCTGCACACGCTTGCCACGGGCGCCCAGTTGGCCCTTAACGTCCGCCCGAAAGATCCGGACATCGGCGTGGGTCGGGTCGTGTTCGAGGACACAACAGGCCAGGCGGTTGTACCGGCGGTTGTCCACAACTGAAAGGATGCAGAAGGGGCCGTCATCGACTTCGTCGATGGCCACGTAACCGGAGAACTGCACCAGGGCGTCGTCGAGGTAGGTGGTCCGACGTGTCGCCACCTTTGTCCCCTTCGCCACGACCCAATTCTGGGTCGTGGCGAAGGGGACAAAGACCAGGTGATCCCGCCACAGATTCCAACTGGCAGTTTGATAGGGGAGTCCGTCCTCGCACACCAGGCGCACGGCCAGATCCTGGGTGCTTGTACTCGGCGGACTCGATGTTACCGCGAAGGAGGTCCGCGGCGCCCAGAGGTCGGATTTGAGGTCGAGTTGCGGGGGCGGCGGTACTGCTGGTCCGGGCACGGGCCATGGTTGGAACTTTTGGACAATACCCGCGACCTCACCGGCGAGAAACGCGGCATTCAAGGGGCGGTGAGACGCAATCGACGGGACGGCCGGCCGACGCCACCGGCAAAGCGGTCGCTCCATCCCATCCGACCGTTGTTGAGCCGCCCTTGAGACGAAACCATGGCCCGACCCGAGTTCCGGGTCGGCTACTCCGCTCCAACGCGACCGGCCGGCACGCGAGCCCCCCCGACCAAACCCGTCGCGCTCACGTGCCGGAGCCGCGCTTCGTCCGAACGTCCAGCGCTTTGAGAACGAGCCCGAGTACCGTGACCGACAAACCGCTCGCGTCGGTAAGCCCGTCGAGTCCGGTCCGCGCCAGCGTGTGCACCCGCGAGTCGCTCCGCCGGCGGCTAGCACTACAGCGCTAAAAGTCGCAAGTAGTGCGTTGATTTGAACTAAAATAGCTTCCCGGCACTGAGGAGGGATGCGATGACGGGAGCTCAACTGGATGCCCTGGCCCCGACGTTCGAGCACCTGCGCACGTACTCCCGCGGGTTGCTATCGGACCTGCCTCGGAAGACGGCCGAGCCGGTGGCCTTGGCCGCGGGCACCCCGGTGCGAACGCTCCAGGAGTTCCTCCGGGATCACCAGTGGGACCATGCGGCCCTGGGACACGACGTGCCGAAGCGGATCGCCCGCGTGTTGCTCGCGGAATCGGGCGCCGACACCGGCACGGTCGGGCTCATCGACGAGACCCGCGCGGTCAAGAAAGGGACCAAGACGCCCGGGGTTGCTCGCCAGTACCTGGGGTGCGTGGGCAAGGTGGGCAACGGCATCGTGACCGTACACCTGGGGGTGGCCCGGGGCTCGTACCGGGTCCTCCTGGACGCCGACCTGTACGTGCCCCAGGAGTGGTCCACGGACCGCACCCGGTGCCAGGCCGCGGGCATCCCCGACCAGGTCGTGTACCGCCCCAAGTGGCGCATGGCCTTGGAGCAGGTGGACCGGGCCCGGCAAAACGGGGTGCACCTGGATTGGCTCACGTTCGACAGTGAGTACGGCAAGAGCCCCGCGTTCCTGCGGGGCTTGGACGACCGCCTGCAATCGTTCGTGGGGGACGTGCCGTCCACGTTCTCGTGCCAGGTGGTGGCCCGATCGGGAACCCAACCGGCCTCCGAGGTGAAGGGCCAAGAGGCTCGGCACGTGGTCCGCGACGCGAGCGCGTTCCGGTCTCAAGAATGGCAGATCCTGCGGTTGTCACGGGCCACCGCCGAGGACCAGGTGTGGCGGGTCAAGCGGGCCCGGGTGTAGGCCTCGGGGGCGGACGGGTGGTCGGCCGGCACGTACTGGTTGGTGTGGGCGTGTAGCGACCACACGGGCGAGGAGAAGTTCCTGGTGTCCAACGCACCGACCGAATGCACGGCCGAGGCGCGGGTGCGGGTCGGGTTCCGCCGGGCGGCCGTGGAGCACCTGTTCCGGGTGTGCGAATCGGAGCTCGGGTTCACCCACTTCGAGGGCCGCAGCGATACGGCCCTGCGGCGGCACCTGGTGCTGTGCGTGGCCATGCTGGCGTTCGTGGCCGAGCACACCCAACAGCTGCGGGGGGAAAAATCCCCAGGTCACCGCGGAACAGGTGTGCCGGGTGCTGGCGGTGCTGAGCCGCGAGTGGTTCGAGCGGGCGCGGGAGACCGCCCCGCGGGTCTGGGTGCTGGACGTGCTCGCGTACCACCAGCGCCGCAATCGGGCCGCCACCGCGTCCAAACAACGACGCGTAGTTCACCCACGCACACGCAAAATACCCAGAAAGCTAAAACCGAAACGGCCGACAAAATCTACAGCCAGGGCAAAGTATCGCTGTAGTGATAGCGTACGTCAGGTCGAAGCAGTGCCGGCAGCCGAAGTGTTTGCCGCCGAGTTACATCTTTCGGACCCGCCGTCGGCAGGTCGCACCGTCCCGCGCCAGGGGCACAGGAACCACCACCGCACCCCGCCCAGGTGACACGGCGTGGTGACCAGCGATACCGTGTAGTCGAACCGTTCGCTCGGTAAGCCAGATTTTTCTCGGCGTAGATCTCGGTCGTCGCCATCCGCTTGTGTCCGAGCACCGCCTGCGCGCTTTTCGGGCCGGGCAGCGGTAATGTTGCTGCGCGTGCCGCCAGAACCAGAGCAGCACCTCGTCCACGGTCAACTCGGCGGCGGGCGCGCCGGCAACAGCGGGTACTACGTTCAGCTCGGCAACAATGCGCGCGAACTCGGAACGGCTTTCCGGCGTGCAGAACTTGCCGATTGTGACCCAGCCACAAGCCAATCCAGTCGACTTCTGGTGCTTGTAAACGGGGATAGTGTTCTTCGGACGAGCCACTCGTAAACGCTCACGGAGAGGGTTTACGGGAATCCTCCCGTAAACCAGGCTCTTCCGGACGCGCCCGCGAACGTCGCGGGGTAAGCGTAACTGATTCTGACGACACGACTTACTTGAGTGGGCAGTCCCGGGGTTGAACCGGGGACCTAGCGATTTTCAGTCGCT belongs to Gemmata obscuriglobus and includes:
- a CDS encoding IS66-like element ISGob3 family transposase → MTSVPQPPELPSDLPPAVVAYIRALEATVAQLQATVAALQVTVADLQTRLNQNSSNSSKPPSSDGPQVKPAPPKSPSGKRRGGQSGHPKAERTVLPPDTVHTLKPDTCRGCACPLTGDDPNPSIHQVHEIPVVRPQVTEYRCHRLRCPHCGAVTTAPVPADAAPGYGPRVQAVAAMLTGSCRLGKRVVSQLFDDLFGLPIRPATVCKLQHTTAAALAPVAEAALAYTRGHPANVDETGWTQGRQRAWLWVAVSTSVVAFLIRATRGRSAFDDLRDGSAQVHTTDRYPVYTHLPVHRRQVCWAHLRRDFQAMIDRGNDGSPIGAALLACSDELFGHWFRVRDGTLARSTFARVYARAVRARFRTHLGHGGRCGCPKTGAVCRELLAVEPALWTFARVGGVEPTNNAAERALRHAVCWRKTSYGTDSERGSRFVERILTVLASCRRQGRNVLAFLTDAVTAHRTGAKPPTLIPVPAQQPPMMNPTFAGC
- the recQ gene encoding DNA helicase RecQ, whose amino-acid sequence is MLGSKPLPPELFDAVQRHWGFASLRPLQEHAIRAVLNRRDSLVVLPTGGGKSLCFQAPAVVQGGLTIVVSPLIALMKDQVDGLTRIGVPAARLDSTLTAAERAATFEGIRTGTTRLVFTSPERLVNTEIFRLLQSANTHTIAVDEAHCVSHWGHDFRPEYRQLARMREFFPKASVHAYTATATEQVRRDIIQQLNLRQPEIHVGSFDRPNLTFRVLPRVEMHAQVREVIDRHPGDAGIVYCLRKKDVDEMCAALKAAGYRAVPYHAGMENAARRATQDAFAAEEADVVVATVAFGMGIDRSNVRFVIHAAMPKTIEHYQQETGRAGRDGLESECVLFYSGQDFLSLKWMIEKSGEEGGASAEYVATSVKHLEEMARYCRGAVCRHKALVQHFGQTYDSPNCGACDICLGDTQEVPDAMTVAKKILSCVARLKESFGTAHVIEVLRGADTAAIRSRSHHQLTTYGLLKNVPKNDLRDWIYQLIGQGALVQSGDEYPVLKLNTTSWDVMSGRSTIRLIQLARRAKRSADGGKAQPFALPPGADAALFEMLRQLRRQEASRAGVQPYQVFTDAVLAEMARGRPTNEDTLKRISGVGEYRAQQFGRVFLKAIVAHCLRTGLEENVPLPKVTPGSRAALGPTTVAKPSAKKELAFKLFRSGASVEYVAKEAELAASTVTEYLAEFVRTQKPPSIFAWVSEDVCERVAAAAEIHGVARLKPVYEELNGEVNYDAIRIVFAYLDTRAA
- a CDS encoding transposase produces the protein MRLVCEDGLPYQTASWNLWRDHLVFVPFATTQNWVVAKGTKVATRRTTYLDDALVQFSGYVAIDEVDDGPFCILSVVDNRRYNRLACCVLEHDPTHADVRIFRADVKGQLGARGKRVQGITTDGSSRYPAVLPQRWPGVPHPLCVFHVLKEINQAVRHALTHVHKHVISTIRTRKRGRPRKQDAAPARRMTRRKADVAELFEHRRLFVRHHLSAAQKKKLARLTRGQPQLRTLREIVAAVYQLFDRLAGCGPRGLVGPNCGRVWAVSRRCAGPCPSCSCPAWNRRCCFWTISSWMRPATPWNGPTAGSARRSRAFTAPEPSATSSNDWPWTCTANNTPPDAPKPFTASIGRGLRRDGLKIGRFHARNPNPCTLAAKVSDYLRLSRVLECVCPASRHGRFLTVMPRTRNE
- a CDS encoding IS701 family transposase — encoded protein: MTGAQLDALAPTFEHLRTYSRGLLSDLPRKTAEPVALAAGTPVRTLQEFLRDHQWDHAALGHDVPKRIARVLLAESGADTGTVGLIDETRAVKKGTKTPGVARQYLGCVGKVGNGIVTVHLGVARGSYRVLLDADLYVPQEWSTDRTRCQAAGIPDQVVYRPKWRMALEQVDRARQNGVHLDWLTFDSEYGKSPAFLRGLDDRLQSFVGDVPSTFSCQVVARSGTQPASEVKGQEARHVVRDASAFRSQEWQILRLSRATAEDQVWRVKRARV